GTGGCCTGTTGTGTCACCAGCCTAATTTGACATTCGATAGGCTTCTAAATCATTTCTACTCTCCGTGAGTGAGTGTTGGCAGGAACTGCTTTCATCACGACAGTGACTCGTGTTGGTGAGGCAGCGGTAGACCCCTCTTACTCTATTCGTACCCAAGAATCGATGGCGTGCTTTGATAGAGGGGCCGACAGCGCCGAGGGCTGAAGGTCTCACCATATTACATATTCCCTCCGATGGCCTTGTCTGGTCGAGATATTCCAAGTTTTCAAGAAAGTCTTGGATCAACTCTTAGATCAACCTTCTTTCTTGAGGTCTGGTTCTGATTCTCGTGCTCTATTTAAGCAGGACATGGTTTCTAGAATAGCCAACGCCATCGAGTTCTCAACTCAGCCTCATAGGGCTAGCTTGATCAACACGTTATACCCGCAGCTCACAAAAGACCCGAATACCCCAGAAACCTTGTTTCTCCAGAGTTGATCCTCACCTGAACGAATTCACTCACCGGCCGTAGAACCGGGACACCTCCGGAAAAAGAGTGGAGCCCTCCCGGCGCCGAACAAAAGAGTCCGCTCCCAATCTAAGAAAGCAACGAATGGATAGAGTCTCTGTCGTACGATAGAAGACATTTTGTTTTATCACGGGTTCGTTCAAAGTTGGACCCTTTTTGCATTGCATGACCCATCTACTTGTGCATAAACTAAGTCACTCTATCTGCCGCAGTTCAATTTCGTCATTAAGTAATCCCCCGGCTTTTGACGTCACCTCATCCCACGTCCTTTTAGCCTGCAATACACACCTCTCTCGAGACATGGGCGTCATATCAGCGGCTTTACAACATTGATAGATTCACAGAAACAAGTTCTTTTACTGCATTGTCTTTGTCTCGTTCGCCATGCCGTATACCAAAGTTGACCCCGCCATCATTGAGGCGCTTGGGCTGGACCCCGCCTGCTCGTCCATCGCTTCTCATGGCGGATCAGGCTTTGCGTCGACTTTCAAGCTATCGACCACGGTTGATGGGAAGCCAGTCAACTACTTTGTAAAGACTGGCCCTGGaaaggaggccgaggtcaTGTTTCGAGGTATGTATTCTATCCAACTACTCTCACAGCCATATCCTCTAACACTCATAGGTGAACACGCCTCCCTCAACGCAATCGCAGATACAGTCCCCAACTTCTGTCCTCGTTCTCACGCCCACGGAGCCTTAGCCAACCGCGAGGGACACTTCTTCCTCGTGACCGACTTCCTAGATCTTGGATCTTCAGCCCCTGGTGGCACGGGCAGGACCCTTGCTGCAAAGCTCGCCCAGCTACACACGACACCCGCACCCATTCCAGAGGGCCACGATAAGCCCATGTTTGGCTTCCACGTCCCGACGTGCTGTGGATCTACGGAGCAGGACAATTCGTGGAAGGAGTCGTGGGCTGACTTTTACGCCGAGAACCGTCTCAGACACATCAAGCGCGAGGCGGTTCGCAATCATGGCCCAGACCCAGAATTTGAAAGGCTCATTGAAAAGGTTGCCTCCAATGTTGTCCCGAGGTTGATCGGAgacgacaaggtcaagaataTCAAGCCGGTCGTCATTCACGGTGACTTATGGAGCGGTAACCATTCGAGAGGACAGATTGCTGGCAAGGGTGGCTGCGAAGAGGTTGTGTACGACCCTTCGGTTGTCTATGGCCACTCCGAGTATGAGCTTGGTATTATGATAATGTTTGGAGGCTTCACCCCTCACTTTTGGCGCGAGTATCGGCGGCTTGTTCCCCCAGCTGAGCCTGCGGAGGAGTGGGAGGATCGTCTGAGGCTATATGAACTGTAAGCAGCGCCCCTTTGACACCTGCATGTACAGGATACTGACATTCCCCAGATATCATCATCTCAACCACTATGCCATGTTTGGAGGTGGTTATCGATCAGGAGCCACGTCCATGATGAAAGGTCTAATCCACAGGTTCGGATCGGGATAGCAaagcagcaagaagaaggactaATGACAATCATGCCGAATTTGATGAATTTAAATGCAAAATGCCTCTCAACGCCTCAACATGATCGCTTGTATAGACCCATCTCTAAGTGTGTTAACCAAAAAAAAGAACTCGACAAAAATGCAACACTCGGTGATGATCGTCTCGCTCATGCAGCTAGCATGGCT
This region of Fusarium falciforme chromosome 5, complete sequence genomic DNA includes:
- a CDS encoding Protein-ribulosamine 3-kinase; protein product: MPYTKVDPAIIEALGLDPACSSIASHGGSGFASTFKLSTTVDGKPVNYFVKTGPGKEAEVMFRGEHASLNAIADTVPNFCPRSHAHGALANREGHFFLVTDFLDLGSSAPGGTGRTLAAKLAQLHTTPAPIPEGHDKPMFGFHVPTCCGSTEQDNSWKESWADFYAENRLRHIKREAVRNHGPDPEFERLIEKVASNVVPRLIGDDKVKNIKPVVIHGDLWSGNHSRGQIAGKGGCEEVVYDPSVVYGHSEYELGIMIMFGGFTPHFWREYRRLVPPAEPAEEWEDRLRLYELYHHLNHYAMFGGGYRSGATSMMKGLIHRFGSG